In Pasteuria penetrans, the genomic stretch CCTGAAGAACTATGGAATTTTATGGTGAATAAAAAGATGGAGGAATTGAGGTCCAGGGGGTGGGGAATCATCGATCCAGGAATACTGACGAAGCGCGCAGTGGGTAAATTGAAAGGGAGCGATTTATCAGAATTACGGAATCGACTCAGCAGAGAACAGGAAGGGTGGCTCTCAAATGGACAAAGGGGATGTTACAATAGGGAGAGTACGTCATGTATTATCTAATTATGTTGAGGGTGGTTAACGAAAGGGGGATACATTTTCAGTTAAATAAATTTTATATAATATTTTATTAAATAATGCTATTTTATTCATACTTCTTGTTTATTTATATATGAAATATGAATTTATATGTAAAAAATGTTGCTTTCTCCGGTCCCGTAGTTAGCGTAAGCAAATTGGGGGCCTTTTCCCTATAAAACTAAATAGTACCAATTTTCGGTTATTAAAAATGTGAAAATCCCTCCGAGGGTATGTGTGTCAAGAAATCGTTCAAGAGATGAAGGTTGCTCGGCCCTTTGTAACCAGCTGATAGGTAGCAGGTTACAAACCGCCTAGTGTTGCTGGGATAAAGTGCCCTGGTAGCGAGCGATCTAGGAAAAGGCAGGGTATGACCCTGTCAGGCGGGAATCGGGGAGATCAGCGAAAGCGAACCGTCCGAAGACGCATCGAAAAGTGTAGTCCATGTCAAAACCGATGTGGGTTCCTAACGTCGGGATGAACCATGGGGGATGACCTATCTACTGCCCTGGTGGCATGCGGTGTACAGGCGGGATGTGTGTCAAGAAGTCGTTCAAGAGATGAAGGTTGCTCGGCCCTTCGTAACCGGCTGATAGGTAGCAGGTTACAAACCGCCTAGTGCTGCTGGTGTGGAAACACCCCGGTGGTGAGCGATCTAGGAAAAGGCAGGGCATGACCCTGTCAGGTGGGAATCGGGGAGATCAGCGAAAGCGAACCAGCCGAAGACGCATCGAAAGGTATAGTCCATGTCAAAACCGATGTGGGTCCCGAACGTCGGGATGAACCGTGGGGGATGACCTATCTACTGCCCCGGTGGCATGCGGTGTTCAGGCGGGATGAACCCGATGTAGGCTCTTGATCGGAACTTGAGAGATCGTCGTACGGCGTCTGGCTGTCGCCAGATGTATAAAGACCGAGGACAAACCGAGGTTCCGTGCACGAAGTCGGATCAGCTCATAGTAGTGAGGAAGCTTCTGTAATGGAAGTGGAGCGAAGGGGCTGACTCATCCTGCGGAGGACAGTTAGATGAGAACTTTAGCGGGAGATCCGCTGGAGGAGATCAAACGACAACTTTAGTGGAGATCCACTATAGGAGGTCACTGGAATCTCGGAGCAACATCCCCATAATCGAAGTAGGACCTAAAGGGTCTGAAGATTGGGATGGGATGAGAAGAGCCGGATGATGCGAGAGTAGTACGTGTGGTTCTGTGAGAGGGTTGACTGAGATGCCAGCCCTACTCGACGTGAGAGACTCAGCTGAAATGCCCCGGGTCTACTCGACCTTCCCGAGCTGATCGCTATGTTCATTATTACAAAATATGTATAATATAATAATTTTTTCACTATTGCCCTATACATATGATTATTTATTTGTTATAATATGAAAAAATATATCTATAAAAACAAGGAAGTCGATACAGATGTCCTATTCCATGGTGCTGGTGTGGTCAACAAGGTTTGCAATTGTTTCTCGAGATTCAAATAAAAACAAAAAGTGGTCTTTTGCAGATTCATAAAAATAATTACATATACCTTTACAAAATTAAGCAAGATTCATTGATCCCTCAGCGATTTCGGGGGTTCAATAAAAAATAATCGATCGTACTAAATTTTCAGGTGCACTCCCCCAGAAAAGGATATCTTTCAACCCCAGAGTACTTGCACCCGAAATACGTACGCAGACTGTTTTATACTAAATTAACAATATAAAAATTTTTTTACATATAATTTGATTTAAAAATATTCTAATAAGTTATGATAATTTTTTCGGCGGGGGCATCATAAATACAATCAGGGATTAGTGTCCGAGGTTGGTATGGATTGGTTATAGGGATAGAATTTGTATTTTTCATAGGAATTTACCCCTATAGGAGAGAAGTTCTCCGCCTGTGCCCGTCTTGTGTCCCTGTGCCCTACCGAAGTATAATTGTCCCTGGGAGATGGGGTTTGGAACCTAGTAGGGTTGTTTCCCTGGTATCTTTTCGTTCATAGCCTGTTACCTATTCATCTTCTCTGCTATGTTTGTGTATATGGTATTTTTTATCCTTCGAAAAAGGTGTGTGTAAACATGTGGGATAAGAAGTTTTCTAAAGAGGGTTTGACGTTCGACGATGTCCTACTGATTCCCAGTCATTCTTCCCATAGTCCTAGGAATGTGGATACTGCCATCGAAATTTCTGCAAATCATAAGTTGAATATTCCCCTCATCAGTTCATGTATGGATACAGTGACGGAATCATCTACGGCCATCGCTATAGCTCGACAGGGCGGTCTTGGAATCATCCACCGCAATATGGAGATCGGGAAGCAGGCGGAGGAGGTAGACCGCGTCAAGCGTTCTGAGAGTGGCGTTATTTCTAATCCCTTCCATTTGCATCCCGGGGATAAGATCCATCAGGCGGAAGCCCTGATGGCCAAGTATAGGATTTCCGGGGTTCCTATTGTGGATCAACAAAAAAAATTGGTGGGTATTGTGACCAACCGCGATCTTCGTTTTGTGGAGGATTATGACCTACCCGTCGAGGATGTCATGACGGAGAAAAATTTGATAACGGCTCCTGTTGGAACTACATTGCAGGAGGCTAAGGTGATTTTACGGAAACATCGGATTGAAAAACTCCCCCTTGTAGATGTGGATGGTGTTCTTTGCGGTCTCATTACGATCAAAGATTTAGAGAAGGCCATGTGTTTTCCGACATCGGCCAAGGATCAACAGGGTCGTTTACTCGTGGGTGCTGCCGTGGGTGTGGGGGAGGATTCTATCCCCCGTACAGAGGCACTTCTGGATGCCCAGGTGGATGTCGTTGTTGTTGATGCTGCCCATGGACATGCCCGGAGCGTCCTCTCTGGGATAGAGAAACTACGGAGTCGTTATCCCAATTTGGCCATTATGGCGGGTAGTGTAACGACAGCAAGGGCTACGAAAGATCTTGTCTCTGCTGGAGCCACCATGATCCGAGTGGGTATGGGTCCTGGGGCTGCTTGTACCACCCGTATTGTTGCCGGTATAGGGGTTCCACAGATCACGGCCGTTTACGACTGTGCTACCGAGGCACGAAAGCACGGGGTCAGTGTGGTTGCCGATGGTGGGATTCGTTATTCTGGGGATATTGTCAAGGCGATCGCGGCTGGTGCAGACGCCGTTATGATTGGTAGTCTTTTCGCTGGTACGGAGGAATCGCCTGGGGACATTGAAATTTATCAGGGAAGGCGTTCTAAAGTGTACCGTGGCATGGAGTCTCTCGGGGCCATGAGGGTTCGTTCCCATGAGGGTAGTTGTTATCTTCTTCATTCGTCCAAGGAGAACCCGTCTCGATTTGTGCCAGAGGGTATCGAGGGACGAGTTTCGTGTAAGGGTCCCTTAGCGGATGTTGTTCACCAGCTTGTCGGTGGATTGCGTGCGGGTATGGGTTATTGTGGGGCGTGCACTTTGCGTGAGTTGCAGGAGAAAACGGAATTCATTCGTATTTCCCCTTCTTCCCTGCGCGAAAGTCATCCCCATGATGTGCAAATTACCAAGGAAACCCCGAACTACAAGATTTAGTGAGGGGGTTTTTGGGATTTTATAGATTATTTGTTTGGTCCAAAGGGAATAGGGGATTGCATTCTATTCCCCCGGTTTTCCCTCCGTGTTTTCCTCCCATGATCACATGGCCCTGCCCCTGTAGTGGGTTGTGTCCTGTTCTCTGCATGGTGATGGAGGATGGTTGGGTTTTTTAGTAACAAGGGGGGGGTGGATGGTAAAGAATACTGACGATATCGATTATCGGATTTTTGGGAATGAAACGCAGTTTGTGGAGATAAAGCTTGATCCGCAGAAGGGTGTCATTGCGGAGGCAGGCGCTATGATCACTATGGAAGAGGCCATCCAGATGGAAACCGTTTTGGGTGGTAAAAGAAATGTGGGTTTTATGAGTAAGTTGATAGGGGCGGGAAAGCTTTGGATGGTAGGGGAAAAGATGTTCCTGACGGTGTTTACCAATATGGGTCCTGGCAAACAGCGCGTTTGCTTTGCAGGCCCCTATCCCGGTTCCATTTTGGCTTTGGATCTTCGCAAATTCGGAAATCAGATCATTGCTGAAAAACATGCCTTTTTGTGTGCTGCGCGTGGTATTTCCATTGAGATTGCTTTTCAAATAGAGGATCCGTGCAGGTTTTTAGGGTGGTAAAGGTTTTGCAATGCAAAAATTAGCTGGGGATGGGTTGATATTCCTTCATGCAGGTGGATGTCTTCGGAAGCTTGAACTTGCCCCCAACGAGGTTCTACGTATGGATAGGGGATGCCTGGCAGCAATGACCTCCCCCGTTGATTATAATGTTCAGTACGTGGGTACTATCAAGAGTGCTCTATTGGGTGGCGAGGGTATTTTTTTTGTCACCCTCTGTGGCCCGGGTTACGTATGGGTACAATCCTTGCCTTTTGCCCACTGGAGAAGAATGACGTATGGATATGGGAATGCCCGGCAGCGATACCTCCTCCGTTGATTATGATGTTTGGTACGTAGGTATTATCAAGAGTGCTCTATTGGGTGGTGAAGGTATTTTCCTTGCTATCCTTCGTGGTCCGGGTTGTGTGCGGGTACAATCTTTGCCTTTCGCCCGCTGGCGGTACGTCGTGCGATGAAGGAGGCAGTTTGTGTCTTCCCTCTATGATCACATGGTTCTTACCCTCCGTAGCGAGTTATATCCTGTTTTTTGTACGGTGATGGAGGATGGTTGGGTTTTTGGTAACAAAGGGGAGGGGCTTTGAGATGGTAAAGAGCGCTGATGAGATCGATTACCGGATTTTTGGGCATGAAACACAGTTTGTGGAGATAGAACTTGATCCGCAGGAGGGTGTCATTGCGGAGGCAGGTGCTATGATGGCTATGGAGGAGGCCATCCAGATGGAAACTGTTCTGGGTGGTAAAAAAAATGCGGGTCTTATGAATAAGTTGATAGGAGCGGGAAAGCTCTGGATGGTAGGGGAAAAGGTGTTCCTAACGGTGTTTACCAATACAGGTTTCGGTAAACAGCGTGTTTACTTTGCGGCCCCCTATCCCGGTTCCATTTTGGCTTTGGATCTTCGCAAATTCGGAAATCAGATCATTGCTGAAAAACATGCCTTTTTGTGTGCTGCACATGGTGTTTCCATTGAGGTTGCTTTTCGAAAGAAGATCCGTGTAGGTTTTTTTGGCGGTGAAGGTTTTGTAATGCAAAAATTAGCTGGGGATGGGTTGGTATTCATTCATGCGGGCGGATGCCTCTGGGAGCGTGAACTTGCGCCCAATGAGGTTCTACGTGTTGATACGGGATGCCTGGCAGCGATGACCTCCTCCGTTGATTATGCTGTTCAGTACGTGGGTACTATCAAGAGTGCTGTATTTGGTGGTGAGGGTATTTTTTTCGTCACCCTCCGTGGCCCAGGTCACGTATGGTTACAATCTTTACCTTTTGTCCGATTGGCAAGTCGTGTGATGAAGGCGGCAGCTGAGGATGTGGGTGAGGATAAGGGGGGGGTATTAGGAAAAGCATTGCGTGCATTTGACGATTGATTTTTTATTTTTATATAGTAAAATAGTATGAATTTGAATGGGAAGGTTTCATTGCACTGATAGTTTCTGAATTGCTTCCCCAGTCGGAATCTGGGTTTCGGGGGAGTCACCGGTATTTCTTCCTGGACCTAAAATCCCCCATACGAAAATGAATCCCCACTTGATAGATTGGGGGATTCTGAAGTGGAATTTCTAACCTGTAGCTTTTCCCACCATAGCCCTCTTGGATCAACTTACCCGTCCCAAATTATGCCTCTGAATGCATGGGATCCCGATTTAGGGAAATTTTCAGCGGTACCTAGGATTTGAATGCACAGCCAGGGTCCGTATATTTTTTTTGAGGGTGATCTTTTTCTGATTGGGAACAGGTTTTTGCCATTTTCACCTTGCAGGGAATTTTCATTTTCCGGGAATTTCTTCCAACTACCTCCGGGGTCGTGATTTTTTTTCCCTTACGTTTGGGAAATGGCCAGGATGCTGTGTCTTATAAAATTCCTGGAATAATTTTATTAGTGCCCTTTTTTCTATTCTAGAGACATAAGAGCGGGATATGCCTAGTGTTTTGGCGATTTCCCGTTGCGTTTGCTCCTCTTTTCTATCCAAGCCAAAACGACGGCGAATGATTTCCTGTTCCCGAGGTGTTAGAACATGAAAGTATTGATAAATCTTTATTTTTTCTATCTTGGTTTGCACAAATTCCAGAACAGCATCTTTTTCCGTTCCCAATACGTCGATTAGGGTGATTTCGTTTCCTTCCTTATCCACGCCAATGGGATCATGTAGGGAGACATCTTTTCGAGCTTTCTTCAATGATCGTAAGTGCATGAGGATCTCGTTTTCAATACAACGTGCTGCGTAGGTAGCCAATTTCGTACCTTTGTCCCTCTGATAGGATTCGATGGCTTTGATCAATCCGATCGTTCCTATAGAGATAAGGTCCTCCGTGTTTTCCCCTGTATTCTCGAATTTTTTTACAATATGGGCCACCAGTCGCAGGTTGTGCTCGATGAGCATACTCCGGGCATGAGGATCCTGTGTGGTCTCTAGCTTGGTAAGATATAAATCCTCCTCTTCCTCGCTCAGCGGCTGTGGGAAAGCACTGTGTTTGACGTAGGCAACGATGATCCATTTAGGTAACAGGGCACCTAATGATGATAGCAAAAAGCTGAGCAACCGCACCACCCCCTGTGTCGCCCATTTTACGTGTGGGGGGCATGTTGCGTGATCGATAAAAGGCCCCTGCGATATAGATGTTGTTTTCCTATTGAGTTCTTTCTAAGGAAGGGGATTGGGTTTTTTTCAATCCCCCCGGGATTGATAATTTTTATATAGAATAATGTATTGGGGCCGTTCCCTGGCCTGAATCCTATGTAATTTCTTTTGGATTACATAGCATTGGATCCATTGGATGATAGGGTGAAAATGCCAATCCATATCCCCCAAGGGATCGGATCATAGCCCTTTCTTCCCTGCGGGGACCCATCAGTTGACCGGTTATGGGGGATCATGGGATGTACGAATGATCCTATGATCAGGAGGGAAGGGCATGGGATTGTGGAGCATAAGGGGAGGCTATGCATCATATAGATTTGGGAAGGGTGTGGATTATGGCGACAAAGGAGTCCCGGGGACGGGTGCCTCGAATTCTGATTTTGGGAACGGGTCCCGCTGGCTATACAGCAGCTCTTTATTTAGCACGAGCACGGTTATCACCTGTTGTAGTAGAGGGGAAAGAACCGGGGGGACAACTTACCACCACCACGGATGTGGAGAATTTTCCGGGTTTTCCCGATGGCATTCAGGGTCCTGAGCTTATGGAACGTATGCGGAGGCAGGCGGAATATTTTGGTGCTGAGATTCGGACGGGGAGTGCAACTGCTGTAGATGTTTCCCAAAATCCTTTCCAGGTAACACTAGGTGGAAAGGAAAAATTGTCGGTGGATGCATTGATTATTTCCACGGGGGCATCGGCAAAACTGCTAGGTATTCCCGGGGAAAAGGAATACATGGGTCGTGGTGTGAGTACCTGTGCTACCTGTGATGGTTTCTTTTTCCGCAATAGAAATGTCATAGTGATCGGTGGTGGGGACTCTGCCATGGAGGAAGCGGTTTATTTGACGAAATTTGCTACCCGGGTGACCGTTGTTCATAGACGTAACGAGCTGCGTGCCTCCATGATTATGCAGGAGCGTGCCCGGGAACATTCTAAGATTGATTGGGCTCTTTCCTGTACACCATTACGTATTCTTGCCCAAAAGGGAAGGGTCGTGGGTTTGCGTGTTCATAATGCCAATGAGGGGAGGGAGGAGACATTATCCACTGATGGAGTCTTCATAGCCATCGGTCATTGTCCCAATACCCGTTTTTTACGGGGCCAGGTGAAACAAACTGAGCAGGGCTATATTGTGGTTCGGCCGGGTACAACACGGACGAGTGTCCCCTTCGTATTCGCCTGTGGAGATGTTCAGGATTCTACCTATCGCCAAGCTATAACAGCAGCGGGCTCGGGTTGTATGGCGGCCATTGATTGTGAGAGGTTTTTAGCGGGAAATACGGCCCAGGATTGGTAAAGGTGGCAAAGCATCCTGTTTGTGGATATGGACCCCTGGACAAGATTTTCAGGGGGGATTCCCTCCATCTTCAGTCCTTTCCCTCATGGATTCATATTTAAAATATTTTATTATATTAAAAAATAAAAAAGTATATTTTGGTTCTGATCTTATCCCCCCTCTTCTACATAGTTTTTGCTACCTATCGATCCCATCTTGATGGATCCCAAACGGTAGCAAATTCTTGTTCTTTTTCGCTCCTCCTCCCGTCATGCTGTTTCATAAAAATAAAAAAATTTTATGGATATAGAGGGGTATATAGACTGATGTCCTATGGTATTTGTATTGCTTTACCACCGGCTCTAGATTGCGGGGAAAAAATGGAGAACGATCCCCTGGGGCATTCATCCTATGTACAGAAATTGGGGGTATCAACAGGGCAGGTGGTCCAAACCGCCAGGTGATTTGGACTTGTACGATCAAAATCGGGGAAATTTTAGGTGAGAAGGGCTTGGACGTGGTTGGATGGTCAGGAAGGGGGTGAATATCCGAGGGGTGGTCCTATCTTATAATTTTATTTAAATTTAATTTATTTTATACATAATTAATTTTATTTAAATAATATTAAATATATTTATTTTTATATAAATTATT encodes the following:
- the guaB gene encoding IMP dehydrogenase; translation: MWDKKFSKEGLTFDDVLLIPSHSSHSPRNVDTAIEISANHKLNIPLISSCMDTVTESSTAIAIARQGGLGIIHRNMEIGKQAEEVDRVKRSESGVISNPFHLHPGDKIHQAEALMAKYRISGVPIVDQQKKLVGIVTNRDLRFVEDYDLPVEDVMTEKNLITAPVGTTLQEAKVILRKHRIEKLPLVDVDGVLCGLITIKDLEKAMCFPTSAKDQQGRLLVGAAVGVGEDSIPRTEALLDAQVDVVVVDAAHGHARSVLSGIEKLRSRYPNLAIMAGSVTTARATKDLVSAGATMIRVGMGPGAACTTRIVAGIGVPQITAVYDCATEARKHGVSVVADGGIRYSGDIVKAIAAGADAVMIGSLFAGTEESPGDIEIYQGRRSKVYRGMESLGAMRVRSHEGSCYLLHSSKENPSRFVPEGIEGRVSCKGPLADVVHQLVGGLRAGMGYCGACTLRELQEKTEFIRISPSSLRESHPHDVQITKETPNYKI
- a CDS encoding AIM24 family protein; this translates as MVKNTDDIDYRIFGNETQFVEIKLDPQKGVIAEAGAMITMEEAIQMETVLGGKRNVGFMSKLIGAGKLWMVGEKMFLTVFTNMGPGKQRVCFAGPYPGSILALDLRKFGNQIIAEKHAFLCAARGISIEIAFQIEDPCRFLGW
- a CDS encoding AIM24 family protein, translating into MQKLAGDGLIFLHAGGCLRKLELAPNEVLRMDRGCLAAMTSPVDYNVQYVGTIKSALLGGEGIFFVTLCGPGYVWVQSLPFAHWRRMTYGYGNARQRYLLR
- a CDS encoding AIM24 family protein: MDMGMPGSDTSSVDYDVWYVGIIKSALLGGEGIFLAILRGPGCVRVQSLPFARWRYVVR
- a CDS encoding TIGR00266 family protein, which produces MVKSADEIDYRIFGHETQFVEIELDPQEGVIAEAGAMMAMEEAIQMETVLGGKKNAGLMNKLIGAGKLWMVGEKVFLTVFTNTGFGKQRVYFAAPYPGSILALDLRKFGNQIIAEKHAFLCAAHGVSIEVAFRKKIRVGFFGGEGFVMQKLAGDGLVFIHAGGCLWERELAPNEVLRVDTGCLAAMTSSVDYAVQYVGTIKSAVFGGEGIFFVTLRGPGHVWLQSLPFVRLASRVMKAAAEDVGEDKGGVLGKALRAFDD
- the sigK gene encoding RNA polymerase sporulation sigma factor SigK — its product is MLSFLLSSLGALLPKWIIVAYVKHSAFPQPLSEEEEDLYLTKLETTQDPHARSMLIEHNLRLVAHIVKKFENTGENTEDLISIGTIGLIKAIESYQRDKGTKLATYAARCIENEILMHLRSLKKARKDVSLHDPIGVDKEGNEITLIDVLGTEKDAVLEFVQTKIEKIKIYQYFHVLTPREQEIIRRRFGLDRKEEQTQREIAKTLGISRSYVSRIEKRALIKLFQEFYKTQHPGHFPNVREKKSRPRR
- the trxB gene encoding thioredoxin-disulfide reductase yields the protein MPRILILGTGPAGYTAALYLARARLSPVVVEGKEPGGQLTTTTDVENFPGFPDGIQGPELMERMRRQAEYFGAEIRTGSATAVDVSQNPFQVTLGGKEKLSVDALIISTGASAKLLGIPGEKEYMGRGVSTCATCDGFFFRNRNVIVIGGGDSAMEEAVYLTKFATRVTVVHRRNELRASMIMQERAREHSKIDWALSCTPLRILAQKGRVVGLRVHNANEGREETLSTDGVFIAIGHCPNTRFLRGQVKQTEQGYIVVRPGTTRTSVPFVFACGDVQDSTYRQAITAAGSGCMAAIDCERFLAGNTAQDW